A region of Lycium barbarum isolate Lr01 chromosome 3, ASM1917538v2, whole genome shotgun sequence DNA encodes the following proteins:
- the LOC132631833 gene encoding uncharacterized protein LOC132631833 isoform X3 produces MNRNAYTWKMLTLIGRRHVLSVGGSIQKILPPTSNRILLKVCISILDRIHDKEGRSSLSTKGRSMEDAVTGCSLFVTCLLKWRRLKLV; encoded by the exons ATGAACAG AAATGCTTATACGTGGAAAATGTTAACTTTGATTGGGCGCCGACACGTTTTATCAGTTGGTGGTAGCATTCAGAAAATCTTGCCACCTACGAGCAACAGGATTCTCTTGAAGGTCTGCATTTCAATATTGGACAGGATTCATGACAAAGAGGGGAGATCAAGTTTGTCAACCAAAG GGAGAAGCATGGAAGATGCAGTTACTGGGTGTAGCTTGTTTGTCACTTGCCTGCTAAAATGGAGGCGATTGAAGTTAGTGTAA
- the LOC132631833 gene encoding uncharacterized protein LOC132631833 isoform X2, with the protein MNRNAYTWKMLTLIGRRHVLSVGGSIQKILPPTSNRILLKVCISILDRIHDKEGRSSLSTKVLERGFGIYKDLISTPSMCSWSLRYCL; encoded by the exons ATGAACAG AAATGCTTATACGTGGAAAATGTTAACTTTGATTGGGCGCCGACACGTTTTATCAGTTGGTGGTAGCATTCAGAAAATCTTGCCACCTACGAGCAACAGGATTCTCTTGAAGGTCTGCATTTCAATATTGGACAGGATTCATGACAAAGAGGGGAGATCAAGTTTGTCAACCAAAG TTTTGGAGAGGGGGTTTGGCATATACAAG GATCTTATAAGCACACCCTCTATGTGTTCCTGGAGTTTGCGCTACTGTTTGTGA
- the LOC132631833 gene encoding uncharacterized protein LOC132631833 isoform X1 has translation MNRNAYTWKMLTLIGRRHVLSVGGSIQKILPPTSNRILLKVCISILDRIHDKEGRSSLSTKGSYKHTLYVFLEFALLFVIGLMYAYLTVNYLYGSYLHWRI, from the exons ATGAACAG AAATGCTTATACGTGGAAAATGTTAACTTTGATTGGGCGCCGACACGTTTTATCAGTTGGTGGTAGCATTCAGAAAATCTTGCCACCTACGAGCAACAGGATTCTCTTGAAGGTCTGCATTTCAATATTGGACAGGATTCATGACAAAGAGGGGAGATCAAGTTTGTCAACCAAAG GATCTTATAAGCACACCCTCTATGTGTTCCTGGAGTTTGCGCTACTGTTTGTGATTGGACTAATGTATGCATATTTGACTGTCAATTACCTTTATGGTTCCTATCTACACTGGCGGATATAA